The DNA window CGATCTCACAAGGACGGTCGCCGTCGGCGACATCAGCGCCGAACTGAAAACGATTTACGATATCGTCCTTGAGGCGCAGCGGCGCGGCATGAGCGGTCTTAAGGCAGGCATGACCGGCAAAGAGGCGGATGCGTTAACGCGCGATTACATCCGTGAAAAAGGGTATGCCGATTATTTCGGCCATTCGACCGGCCATGGCATCGGCCTTGAGATTCACGAAGGGCCGGCGCTTTCGTTCCGTTCCGATGCAGTGCTTGAGCCAGGCATGGTCGTCACCGTCGAGCCGGGCATTTACATCCCGGGGCTTGGCGGGGTGCGCATTGAAGACGATGCGGTCATCACCGCTGACGGGAACGAGGCGCTCACTCATTCGCCAAAAGAACTAATCATTTTATAATGGATTGCGTGAGGAGGATTTCGGTCAATGATTTCAGTGAACGATTTTCGCACAGGGCTTACGATCGAGGTCGACGGCGAAATTTGGCGCGTCCTTGAGTTCCAGCATGTCAAGCCGGGCAAAGGGGCGGCGTTCGTCCGTTCAAAGCTGCGCAATTTGCGCACCGGCGCCATTCAAGAGCGGACGTTCCGCGCCGGTGAAAAAGTAAACCGGGCGCAAATTGATACGCGCAAAATGCAATATTTGTACGCCAACGGCGACCAGCACGTCTTTATGGATATGGAAACGTACGAACAAATCGAGCTGCCGGCGAAACAAATCGAGCATGAGCTGAAGTTTTTAAAAGAAAACATGGAAGTGTTTATCATGATGTATCAAGGCGAAACGATCGGCGTCGAGCTGCCGAACACCGTCGAATTGAAAGTCGTTGAAACAGAACCGGGCATCAAAGGCGACACAGCTTCCGGCGGTTCGAAACCGGCCAAGCTCGAAACCGGCCTTGTCGTTCAAGTGCCGTTTTTCGTCAATGAAGGCGACACGCTCATCATTAACACAGCTGACGGCACGTACGTTTCGCGGGCGTAAGCGGCTGAGAAGGGACAGCACCTCTCCGGAACTTTCCGGACGGGTGCTGTTTTTTATGCGTGAAATTGCCGCCGCTTCGCTGTCCATCCTCATTTTCACCGCCAAAAACTTCTTCTGAAACGGCTTGTTCCCGCATACGTTTGTACTAATCAATCCCATTTCAAAACAGGAGGGACATATGAAACATTGGCTGCGATCGATCGATCCATCCGTCTTGGCGATGGCCGGCATGCGGATGTTGTCGGCGCTCGTTGAACTAAGTGCGGCGCTGTTGATGCTGGCGTTCAACGACGTCAAAAAAGCGCTCGCCATTAACGCTGTGCTCGCTGTCGTCGGCCCGACCGTCATGATCGTGACGATGGCGATCGGACTGCTTTCGCTCGCGGACGAGCTTTCGCTTTCCCGGCTTGGGCTCGTCGCGCTTGGGGTGGCGATCATTTTGTTTGCCATTTACAAGTAAGGAATAAACGGCATATTTCGCCCATACATATGAACTAGTCCACAGGAAAAGGGGGAGGGCCATGGAAGCGGTATGGGGAATTTTGCCGAAAACGATCGCTGCAGCGGTGCAGCAGCTTCCTTCATGGCGTCACGGCATCGAAGAAATCCGCATCCGCGTCTCCCGTCCGCTTGAGGTGATCGCCAACGGAACGGCCCGCTTACTGCCATATGAAGTAACGAAAGAGGATGGCATGCAGTTGCTGAACAAATTGAGCCGTTATTCGATTTATGCCGTCGAAGAGGAGCTAAAGCGCGGGTTTATGACGATCGAAGGGGGGCATCGCGTCGGGCTCGCCGGCAAGGTCATCACGGAAGGCGGCAAGGTGAAGGCCATTCGCGATGTCGCCTCTTTTAATATCCGCATCGCCAGAGAGCAGGTCGGCATCGCCAACTCGCTGATTCCGTATGTATATGACGGGCGCTGGCGCCACACGATGATCATCGGTTCGCCGCAAACCGGAAAAACGACGCTGCTGCGCGATGCAGCGCGCCTCATCAGCAGCGGAACAGAGCGCATCCCGGCGCAAAAGGTGGCGATCGTTGACGAGCGCTCGGAAATCGCCGGCTGTGTGAAAGGAATTCCGCAGTTTTCATTCGGCCCGCGCCTTGATGTGTTGGACGCGTGTCCGAAAGCGGAAGGAATGATGATGATGATCCGCTCGATGAGCCCGGATGTCATCATCGTCGATGAAATCGGGCGCGAAGAAGACAGCGAAGCGGTGCTCGAGGCGGCGAACGCCGGCGTCTCTGTATGGACGACCGTGCACGGCCGCAGTGTCAAAGACGTCTGGCAGCGGCCGACGCTCGGCCCGGTGATGGAACAAAAAGTATTTGAACGGTTTATTGAACTGACGAACATCCCCCGTCCCGGCGCGATCCGGCGCATTCTCGATGCCAGCGGGGCGGTGCTGTATGAACGGGCGGTGGTGAGCCGATGAAATGGCTCGGCGCCTTGTTGATTCTCGCCGCTTCGACATGGATGGGATTTGCCGCCGCCCGCATGTTGTATGAGCGGCCGCGCCAGCTCCGCCAGCTGAAAGCAGCGCTTAGGGCGCTCGAGGCGGAAGTGATGTACGGGCATACGCCGCTCGCTGAAGCGTCGGCGCATATCGCCCGGCAAACGGCTGCTCCGATGGGCGAGCTGTTTTTTCGGTTCGCCGAGGCGCTGCGCACCGAGGAGACGAGCGTGGTGGAGGCATGGGAAAAAAGCTTGCAAGCCCTATGGGGGAAAACGGCGCTGAAACAAGGGGAATTAGAAGTGATGAAGCAATTTGGCGCCACGCTCGGCCAGTATGACCGGCTGACGCAGCAAAAACAAATCGCCTTGGCGCTCGCCCATCTGGAGCGGGAGGAAGCAGAAGCGCTCGACAACCAGGCGCGCTACGCCAAAATGGCGAAAAGTTTAGGCGTGTTGGCCGGGCTGCTGCTCGTCATTTTACTCATGTAGACAGGAGGCAGGACGAATGGGCATCGATGTCGATATCATTTTAAAAATCGCCGGCGTCGGCATCGTCATCGCGTTTTTGCATACGGTGCTCGATCAGATGGGGCGGAAAGAATACGCCCAATGGGTGACGCTGCTCGGCTTTATTTACATCTTGTTTATGGTCGCCTCGATTGTGAGCGATTTGTTCCAAAAAATTAAAGACGTCTTTTTGTTCCGCGGGTAGGGGGGATCGGCCATTGACATTTTGCAAATTGTCGGTCTCGGGTTGATTGCGACATTTTTAGTGGTATTGCTGCAGGAGCAAAAATCGAACCTCGCCTTTTTATTGACTGTTTTTGTCGGCTGCACCATTTTCTTGCTGCTTGTCGACCAGATTAGTGAAATTTTGCTGATGCTGCGGGAAATGGCGGAAGGCGCCCATATCCAAATGGTGTACTTGGAAACGATGTTGAAAATTATCGGCATTGCCTACATTGCCGAGTTTGCCGCACAAATTTCCAAGGACGCCGGCCAAGGAGCGATCGCCGCCAAAATTGAGCTCGGCGGCAAAATCGTCATTTTGGCGCTTGCCGTTCCGATTTTGACCGCCATTATTGAAGCGGTCATCAGCCTGATTCCGGCAGCGCGATAAGGAGGGGACGAATTGAAGCGGACAGCGTTCCTCATTGCCGGGCTGCTGTTTCTCTTTTTTTGCCCGTTGGTCGTACAAGCCGAAAGTAACGAGCCGTCCGTCAGCGAGCAGCTCGCCCGGCTCGATGTGAGCGATATCCGCCGCTATTGGGAAACGATCGTCAACGAATACGGCGGCTTTTTGCCGGAAAGCGAAAAAGGACCGATCACCGATTTTTTAAGCGGCGATAAGCAATGGTCACCGGTCGAATGGCTGAAGGCGCTCGCCCGCTACTTGTTTTACGAACTGCAAGTAAACGGCAAGCTGCTCGGCACGCTCATTTTGCTCGCTGTGTTCAGCACCGTGCTGCAATCGTTGCAAAATGCGTTCGCCCAACAGGAAGTGAGCAAAATCGCCCACGCGGTCGTGTATATGGTGTTGTTGTTGATCGCCTTAAACAGCTTCCGCCTCGCAGCCGGCTATGCGCTTGAGGCGGTGCAGACGATGAGCCATTTCATCATCGCCCTCGTCCCGCTGCTGCTCGCGCTGCTTGCTTCCTCCGGCGGGGTCGTATCGGCGGCATTTTTTCACCCGATCATTTTGTTTTTAATGAACACGACCGGCACGGTCATCGAATATGTCACATTGCCCCTTTTGTTGCTGGCGGCGCTTCTTTCCGTTGTCAGTACGCTCAGCGACCGGTACAAGGCGACCCAGCTCGCCGATTTGCTGAACAAAGTCGCGCTTGGTTTGCTCGGCATCATTTTAACGGTTTTTCTTGGTGTCATGTCCGTGCGCGGGACGACGGCGGCGGTGGCGGATGGCGTCGCTTTAAGGGCGGCGAAATTTGTCACCGGCAACTTCATCCCGGTCGTCGGCAAACTGTTTACCGATGCCGCCGATACCGTCGTCGCTGCCTCCATGCTGTTGAAAAACGCCGTTGGGCTAGTCGGGGTAGCGATTTTATTAATGATTGCCCTCTTTCCAGCGGTGAAAATTTTCGCGATCGTCATCGTCTACAAACTATCGGCCGCCTTATTGCAGCCGCTTGGCGGCGGGCCGGTGCTTTCGTGCCTTAACATCATCAGCAAAAGCATCGCTTATGTGTTGGCGGCGCTGCTCATCGTATCGCTCATGTTTTTCCTCAGCCTCACGGTCATGGTCATGGCCGGAAACATTACGATGATGGTCCGCTAGGGGGGACGGTATGCAGTTTGTCATTGAATGGGTCACAAACATCATTTTGTTTTTGCTGTTTGCCATTATCATCGACTTTTTGCTGCCGTCCGGGACGATGCAAAAATATGTCAAAATGGCCATCGGACTCATGCTGCTGCTTGTGATGCTCGGGCCGGTGCTCCGGCTCGCCTCGATTGACCCGGAACAGCTCGTCGCTTCGGCACTCGCCCGTTTTTCCGATGGCCAAACCGGCGATGAAGCGATAAAAAATCAAATCGAGCAGCAGAAAAAAGAAATACAAGCTTCGCAACGCGCATATATTTTAGAACAAATGGCTGTCCAGCTAGAAAACGACGCAAACGAGGAGTTGATGGGAAAGTATGGATTAAAGGCTGATGTCAACGTTTACGCCGATAACACAGAAAGTTGGCGCATGCCGGATGACATCAAGACGATCGAAGTCGTACTTTCTAAACAACAGCCTGCCGGGACGGTGGAGCCGGTCATCATCGATACGACGAAACCGCCGGTTTCGCCTGAAGGTGATGCCTCGCTGGCCGAAGAGGTGCGCACCTTTCTCGCCGGCAAATGGGAAGTCGATGAAAATAAAATTGCCGTACAGTTTAGGGGGAGGGAATAGGGGGGATGCTCCAATTTATGAAACGGCTCTTTTCTTCGCCGCCAAAAGAAGGGGACGGGGAAGGAGCCAGGAAAAAAATGCCGTTTTCCTATGTTGTCGCACTGTTGTTGGCCGGCGTTGCGCTGATGGCGGTCAGCCACTTTACAAAAAGCGAGGAAGATGTTCCGTCAGCGCCTTCCGCCAAGCAGTCAGACGCTCCGTCCGAGCCGGCGTTTTTGTCAAGCAAAGAGACGAAAGAAAAAGTGATCGCCGCCTATGAGGAACGATATGAAAAAGAACTGAAGGCTGCGCTCGAAGCGATCGAGGGGGTCGATGACGTCACTGTCGTCGTCAATCTCGATTCAACGGAGCTCAAATTGTTCGAGAAAAAGCGCTCCACCCAGCAACAAACAACAGAGGAGAGCGACAAGGAAGGCGGAAAACGGACGATTGAAAACGAGTCGACAAATGAAGAAGTGATCATTATTCGCAACGGCGACGAAGAAACGCCGCTTGTTGTCGCCACGAAAAAGCCGGACATCCGCGGCGTGCTTGTCGTCGCCAAAGGGGCAGACAATTTGCAAATTAAAAAATGGATTGTCGAGGCTGTGACGCGCGTGTTAAACGTCCCAAGCTATCGCGTCGCTGTCTTGCCGAAAAAATAACCGGGTAAGGGGAGGAGATCGGCATGTTGAAAAAACAAACCGTGTGGCTGTTGACGATGTTAAGTTTAGTGGTCGTGCTGTCGGTCTATTACGTAACGGCGCCGAAAGAGATGGGGGACAGCCCGGCGTTTACCGCCAATGAGAAAACCGATGAAACAAAAGAACAGCCAAGCGTCGCCGTCGAAGAAGCGGGGGCGAAAGACAAGCCATCGACAGCCGGCGAAACAGGCGATGATTTGTTTATGGCGCTGCGCATGAAAATTGAAGATGAACGAAGCCGGCTGCGCGATGAGCTGAACGCCATTGTCGCCTCGGCGAATGCGACGGCGGAAGAGAAAAATGAGGCGTTGGATAAAATTGAACAGCTGCAAGCACTGTCTGAAAAAGAAGCGACGTTGGAGACGCTGATTAAATCAAAAGGCGGCTATGAAGATGTGCTCGTGCGGGCCGATGACGGCCAAGTGCGCGTGACGATTAAAGCGAAAGAAAGCTCGGCCAAATCGGCAAACGAAGTCATTCATATGGTGAAAAAAGAAATTCCGGACGCCGAATATGTGACCGTTGAGTTTCAGCCGGCCGGATGAACGCGCTGCTCTGTATGGGAGCAGCTTCTTTTTTGCATAAAAATCTTTTGTTTGTTCTGCGGTTGTGTGTATAATCGTTATGAGCACGTTTTATTACCGTCCGCTAAAAAACGGGTTGCTTGACAATTGAAGAAAGGTGTGAGATCGATGAAAATTCAGGAAATCCGTGAATTGATTCGGTTGGTTGACCAATCCTCGATCGACGAATTTGTATACGAACAAGGCGAAACGAAAGTACATATGAAAAAAGCTGCGGCTGCTGCTGTAGCTGCGCCGACGGTAGCTGTACAGGCGGCGCCTGCCGCGCCGGCGGCTGCCGAACCGATGCCGGCTTCTCTGGTCCAAACACAAACAGCTGCTCCGGAAGCGCCGGCGCCGGAAGCGGAAAAACCGGCCGTTCCGGAAGTCAAGCAAGCGCCAGAAGGCAACTTGCACCAAATTACATCGCCGATGGTTGGCACGTTTTACGCCGCTCCGGCCCCGGACAAGCCGCCGTATGTGAAGCCGGGCGATCAAGTGAAAAAAGACACCGTCGTTTGCATTATTGAAGCGATGAAGCTGTTTAACGAAATCGAAGCGGAAGTCGATGGCGAAATTGTCGAGGTGCTCGTGCAAAACGGCCAGCTCGTCGAATACGGCCAGCCGCTATTTTTGGTCAAGCCTGAATAAGGGAGAGAACGGACAATGATCAAAAAAGTGTTAGTGGCAAACCGCGGGGAAATCGCCGTCCGCATTATCCGCGCTTGCCGCGAGCTCGGCATTGAGACGGTCGCCGTCTTTTCGCAAGCCGACCGCGACGCCTTGCACGTGCAGCTCGCGGATGAGGCGTACTGCATCGGGCCGACCGCTTCCAAAGACAGCTATTTAAATTTCACGAACATCATGAGCGTGGCCACGCTGACCGGCTGCGACGCCATCCATCCGGGCTACGGGTTTTTGGCCGAGAATGAGGCGTTTGCTGAGCTGTGCCGTGAATGCAATGTCACGTTTATCGGCCCGAGTCCGGAAGCGATTACAAAAATGGGCATTAAAGACATCGCCCGCGAGACGATGCGTGAAGCCGGTGTGCCGATCGTGCCCGGATCGCGCGGCATTATCGAAAGCCTCGATGAAGCGCGGGCCATCGCTGCAGAGATCGGCTACCCGGTCATCATTAAAGCGACGGCCGGCGGCGGCGGGAAAGGGATTCGCGTCGCCCGCAACGAGGAGGAGCTCGTCAAAGGCATCAACATCACCCAGCAGGAGGCGGCAACGGCGTTCGGCAATCCGGGCGTCTATATTGAAAAGTATATTGAAGATTTTCGCCATGTTGAAATTCAAGTGCTGGCCGATTCATACGGCAATACGATCCATCTTGGCGAGCGCGACTGCTCGATTCAGCGCCGGCTGCAAAAACTTGTGGAAGAAGCGCCGTCGCCGGCGCTCGATGACGAGATGCGCCAAAAGATGGGCGAAGCGGCGGTCAAGGCGGCGAAAGCGGTCAACTACACCGGCGCTGGTACGGTTGAATTTATTTTCGACCATCGAAACAACGAGTTTTATTTCATGGAGATGAATACGCGCATTCAAGTCGAGCACCCAGTCACCGAGTTGATTACTGGCGTCGATTTAGTGAAAGAGCAAATCCGCATCGCGTCCGGCGAAAAGCTGTCGCTCACCCAAGAGGACGTCGCCTTTAACGGCTGGGCGATCGAATGCCGCATCAACGCAGAAAATCCGGCGAAAAACTTCATGCCATC is part of the Geobacillus sp. 46C-IIa genome and encodes:
- the efp gene encoding elongation factor P yields the protein MISVNDFRTGLTIEVDGEIWRVLEFQHVKPGKGAAFVRSKLRNLRTGAIQERTFRAGEKVNRAQIDTRKMQYLYANGDQHVFMDMETYEQIELPAKQIEHELKFLKENMEVFIMMYQGETIGVELPNTVELKVVETEPGIKGDTASGGSKPAKLETGLVVQVPFFVNEGDTLIINTADGTYVSRA
- a CDS encoding YqhV family protein; protein product: MKHWLRSIDPSVLAMAGMRMLSALVELSAALLMLAFNDVKKALAINAVLAVVGPTVMIVTMAIGLLSLADELSLSRLGLVALGVAIILFAIYK
- the spoIIIAA gene encoding stage III sporulation protein AA; protein product: MEAVWGILPKTIAAAVQQLPSWRHGIEEIRIRVSRPLEVIANGTARLLPYEVTKEDGMQLLNKLSRYSIYAVEEELKRGFMTIEGGHRVGLAGKVITEGGKVKAIRDVASFNIRIAREQVGIANSLIPYVYDGRWRHTMIIGSPQTGKTTLLRDAARLISSGTERIPAQKVAIVDERSEIAGCVKGIPQFSFGPRLDVLDACPKAEGMMMMIRSMSPDVIIVDEIGREEDSEAVLEAANAGVSVWTTVHGRSVKDVWQRPTLGPVMEQKVFERFIELTNIPRPGAIRRILDASGAVLYERAVVSR
- the spoIIIAB gene encoding stage III sporulation protein SpoIIIAB; amino-acid sequence: MKWLGALLILAASTWMGFAAARMLYERPRQLRQLKAALRALEAEVMYGHTPLAEASAHIARQTAAPMGELFFRFAEALRTEETSVVEAWEKSLQALWGKTALKQGELEVMKQFGATLGQYDRLTQQKQIALALAHLEREEAEALDNQARYAKMAKSLGVLAGLLLVILLM
- the spoIIIAC gene encoding stage III sporulation protein AC; this encodes MGIDVDIILKIAGVGIVIAFLHTVLDQMGRKEYAQWVTLLGFIYILFMVASIVSDLFQKIKDVFLFRG
- the spoIIIAD gene encoding stage III sporulation protein AD codes for the protein MQIVGLGLIATFLVVLLQEQKSNLAFLLTVFVGCTIFLLLVDQISEILLMLREMAEGAHIQMVYLETMLKIIGIAYIAEFAAQISKDAGQGAIAAKIELGGKIVILALAVPILTAIIEAVISLIPAAR
- the spoIIIAE gene encoding stage III sporulation protein AE is translated as MKRTAFLIAGLLFLFFCPLVVQAESNEPSVSEQLARLDVSDIRRYWETIVNEYGGFLPESEKGPITDFLSGDKQWSPVEWLKALARYLFYELQVNGKLLGTLILLAVFSTVLQSLQNAFAQQEVSKIAHAVVYMVLLLIALNSFRLAAGYALEAVQTMSHFIIALVPLLLALLASSGGVVSAAFFHPIILFLMNTTGTVIEYVTLPLLLLAALLSVVSTLSDRYKATQLADLLNKVALGLLGIILTVFLGVMSVRGTTAAVADGVALRAAKFVTGNFIPVVGKLFTDAADTVVAASMLLKNAVGLVGVAILLMIALFPAVKIFAIVIVYKLSAALLQPLGGGPVLSCLNIISKSIAYVLAALLIVSLMFFLSLTVMVMAGNITMMVR
- the spoIIIAF gene encoding stage III sporulation protein AF, producing the protein MQFVIEWVTNIILFLLFAIIIDFLLPSGTMQKYVKMAIGLMLLLVMLGPVLRLASIDPEQLVASALARFSDGQTGDEAIKNQIEQQKKEIQASQRAYILEQMAVQLENDANEELMGKYGLKADVNVYADNTESWRMPDDIKTIEVVLSKQQPAGTVEPVIIDTTKPPVSPEGDASLAEEVRTFLAGKWEVDENKIAVQFRGRE
- the spoIIIAG gene encoding stage III sporulation protein AG, translated to MLQFMKRLFSSPPKEGDGEGARKKMPFSYVVALLLAGVALMAVSHFTKSEEDVPSAPSAKQSDAPSEPAFLSSKETKEKVIAAYEERYEKELKAALEAIEGVDDVTVVVNLDSTELKLFEKKRSTQQQTTEESDKEGGKRTIENESTNEEVIIIRNGDEETPLVVATKKPDIRGVLVVAKGADNLQIKKWIVEAVTRVLNVPSYRVAVLPKK
- a CDS encoding SpoIIIAH-like family protein, with protein sequence MLKKQTVWLLTMLSLVVVLSVYYVTAPKEMGDSPAFTANEKTDETKEQPSVAVEEAGAKDKPSTAGETGDDLFMALRMKIEDERSRLRDELNAIVASANATAEEKNEALDKIEQLQALSEKEATLETLIKSKGGYEDVLVRADDGQVRVTIKAKESSAKSANEVIHMVKKEIPDAEYVTVEFQPAG
- the accB gene encoding acetyl-CoA carboxylase biotin carboxyl carrier protein, which produces MKIQEIRELIRLVDQSSIDEFVYEQGETKVHMKKAAAAAVAAPTVAVQAAPAAPAAAEPMPASLVQTQTAAPEAPAPEAEKPAVPEVKQAPEGNLHQITSPMVGTFYAAPAPDKPPYVKPGDQVKKDTVVCIIEAMKLFNEIEAEVDGEIVEVLVQNGQLVEYGQPLFLVKPE
- the accC gene encoding acetyl-CoA carboxylase biotin carboxylase subunit; this encodes MIKKVLVANRGEIAVRIIRACRELGIETVAVFSQADRDALHVQLADEAYCIGPTASKDSYLNFTNIMSVATLTGCDAIHPGYGFLAENEAFAELCRECNVTFIGPSPEAITKMGIKDIARETMREAGVPIVPGSRGIIESLDEARAIAAEIGYPVIIKATAGGGGKGIRVARNEEELVKGINITQQEAATAFGNPGVYIEKYIEDFRHVEIQVLADSYGNTIHLGERDCSIQRRLQKLVEEAPSPALDDEMRQKMGEAAVKAAKAVNYTGAGTVEFIFDHRNNEFYFMEMNTRIQVEHPVTELITGVDLVKEQIRIASGEKLSLTQEDVAFNGWAIECRINAENPAKNFMPSPGKIAMYLPPGGPGVRVDSAAYPGYTIPPYYDSMIAKLIVHAPTREEAIARMRRALGEFVIEGIHTTIPFHIKLMEHEKFQSGEFNTKFLELYDIMKAE